One region of Corynebacterium capitovis DSM 44611 genomic DNA includes:
- a CDS encoding type B 50S ribosomal protein L31 — protein MKSEIHPDYHPVIIQDGNTGHKFLTRSTMTSDRTDTWEDGNEYPLVVVDVTSESHPFWTGAQRLMDTAGRVEKFNQRFGGMARRKKKSAN, from the coding sequence ATGAAGAGTGAGATCCACCCGGATTACCACCCGGTGATCATTCAGGACGGCAACACCGGCCACAAGTTCCTGACCCGTTCCACCATGACCTCCGACCGCACGGACACCTGGGAAGACGGCAACGAGTACCCGCTCGTCGTCGTGGACGTGACCTCCGAGTCTCACCCCTTCTGGACGGGCGCGCAGCGTCTCATGGACACCGCCGGCCGCGTCGAGAAGTTCAACCAGCGTTTCGGTGGCATGGCCCGCCGCAAGAAGAAGTCCGCAAACTAA
- the rpsR gene encoding 30S ribosomal protein S18 — translation MKRNTNQRKARMEQSRRPKKNPLKVKGIEKVDYKDIETLRLFISDRHKIRSRRVTGLTPQQQRQVATAVKNAREMALLPFTSR, via the coding sequence ATGAAGCGCAACACTAATCAGCGCAAGGCGCGGATGGAGCAGTCCCGTCGCCCGAAGAAGAACCCTTTGAAGGTCAAGGGCATCGAGAAGGTCGACTACAAGGACATTGAGACCCTTCGACTGTTCATCTCCGATCGCCACAAGATCCGCTCTCGCCGCGTCACCGGCCTGACGCCGCAGCAGCAGCGCCAGGTGGCCACCGCCGTGAAGAACGCCCGCGAGATGGCTCTCCTGCCGTTCACCAGCCGCTAA
- the purN gene encoding phosphoribosylglycinamide formyltransferase, whose product MTFSDVAVLVSGSGTLLQSILDHQDENYRVVLVVADQVCPAVDRARRAGVPTRVVEMGEDRAEWNLRLRQVVEAGGPDVVVSAGFMRILGPEFLARFEGRLINTHPALLPAFPGAHAVRDALAYGVKVTGTTVHYIDLGIDSGEIIAQRAVDVRPGETEEHLHERIKQQERELIVDVLRRARLEDGKVTF is encoded by the coding sequence GTGACCTTTAGCGACGTCGCCGTGCTTGTCTCCGGTTCGGGGACGCTTTTGCAGTCGATCCTCGACCACCAAGACGAGAACTACCGTGTGGTTCTTGTCGTGGCTGATCAGGTCTGCCCGGCGGTCGATCGAGCTCGCAGAGCTGGGGTGCCGACGCGTGTGGTCGAGATGGGGGAGGACCGCGCTGAGTGGAACTTACGCCTGCGCCAGGTTGTGGAGGCTGGCGGGCCCGATGTGGTCGTATCGGCTGGTTTCATGCGCATCCTCGGTCCGGAGTTCCTTGCGCGCTTCGAGGGGCGCCTCATCAACACCCACCCAGCGCTGCTTCCCGCTTTCCCTGGCGCTCATGCGGTGCGTGACGCGTTGGCGTACGGCGTGAAGGTCACAGGTACCACAGTCCATTACATCGACTTGGGCATCGATTCGGGGGAGATCATCGCGCAGCGGGCAGTTGACGTTCGCCCCGGTGAGACCGAGGAACACCTGCATGAACGAATCAAACAGCAGGAGCGGGAGCTCATCGTCGATGTGCTGCGCCGCGCCCGCTTAGAAGACGGAAAGGTCACCTTCTGA
- the purH gene encoding bifunctional phosphoribosylaminoimidazolecarboxamide formyltransferase/IMP cyclohydrolase encodes MSNNRTPIRRALVSVYDKSGLDELARALGEAGVEIVSTGSTAKQIAGAGVSVTEVADLTGFPEVLEGRVKTLHPRVHAGILADVRKQDHADQLRELGIEPFELVVVNLYPFEDTVESGASFDECVEQIDIGGPSMVRAAAKNHPSVAVITAPSQYAQLIDALRAGGFTLEERRRLAAEAFAHTADYDSAVADWMEEQIGDATTDLRYGENPHQAAKLINEGWGLANAVQHGGKEMSYNNYQDADAAWRAAWDHDRPCVAIIKHANPCGVAVSDTSIAQAHLLAHACDPVSAYGGVIASNRVVTAEMAEQVRPIFTEVVVAPGYEPAALDILREKKNLRVLEVAPEEAEEEIKHISGGYLVQERDVYQAEGDDPANWELAAGEPASPETLADLEFAWHAVRCVKSNAILIAAGGASVGIGMGQVNRVDSARLAVERANTLDEGRNRTNGAVAASDAFFPFADGFQVLADAGITAVVQPGGSIRDEEVIAAAEDAGVTMYFTGTRHFAH; translated from the coding sequence ATGAGCAACAACCGAACCCCAATTAGGCGCGCCCTCGTGAGCGTGTACGACAAGTCCGGGCTCGACGAGCTCGCGCGGGCGCTCGGGGAGGCGGGCGTGGAAATCGTGTCGACCGGCTCCACCGCCAAACAGATCGCAGGCGCGGGTGTCAGCGTGACCGAGGTGGCGGACCTGACCGGGTTCCCCGAGGTCCTAGAGGGACGGGTGAAGACCCTCCACCCGCGAGTTCACGCGGGCATCCTCGCGGATGTGCGCAAGCAGGACCACGCCGACCAGCTCCGTGAGCTTGGGATCGAACCCTTCGAGCTCGTCGTGGTGAACCTCTACCCCTTCGAGGACACCGTGGAATCGGGCGCCAGCTTCGACGAGTGCGTCGAGCAGATCGACATCGGAGGCCCGTCCATGGTTCGGGCGGCCGCGAAAAACCACCCGTCGGTTGCGGTGATCACGGCGCCCTCGCAGTACGCCCAGCTTATCGACGCCCTCCGAGCCGGTGGCTTCACGCTCGAGGAGCGGCGCCGCCTCGCCGCCGAGGCCTTCGCCCACACGGCCGATTACGACTCCGCCGTCGCCGACTGGATGGAAGAGCAGATCGGCGACGCGACCACTGATCTGCGCTACGGAGAGAACCCGCACCAAGCAGCGAAGCTCATCAATGAGGGGTGGGGCCTTGCCAACGCCGTCCAGCACGGCGGCAAGGAGATGAGTTACAACAACTACCAAGACGCCGACGCCGCCTGGCGGGCAGCCTGGGACCACGACCGACCCTGCGTGGCCATTATCAAGCACGCCAACCCGTGTGGAGTCGCGGTGTCGGACACCTCGATCGCGCAGGCGCACCTGTTGGCCCACGCCTGCGACCCCGTGTCGGCCTACGGCGGTGTCATCGCGTCGAATCGTGTGGTGACCGCCGAGATGGCTGAACAAGTCCGCCCCATCTTCACCGAGGTCGTCGTGGCCCCCGGTTACGAACCCGCAGCCCTTGACATCCTGCGGGAAAAGAAGAACCTGCGCGTCCTCGAAGTCGCGCCTGAGGAGGCGGAGGAGGAGATCAAGCACATCTCCGGTGGCTACCTAGTTCAGGAGCGCGACGTGTATCAGGCTGAGGGGGACGACCCGGCGAACTGGGAGCTCGCTGCCGGGGAGCCAGCCTCGCCCGAGACCCTCGCTGACCTCGAGTTCGCATGGCACGCGGTGCGCTGCGTGAAGTCCAACGCGATCCTCATCGCGGCAGGCGGGGCCTCGGTGGGTATTGGGATGGGGCAGGTCAATCGCGTCGACTCCGCACGCCTTGCAGTGGAGCGTGCCAACACCCTTGACGAGGGGCGGAACCGTACCAACGGAGCCGTCGCCGCCTCGGACGCCTTTTTCCCCTTCGCCGACGGGTTCCAGGTTCTCGCCGACGCCGGGATCACGGCCGTCGTTCAGCCCGGCGGGTCCATCCGCGATGAGGAGGTCATCGCCGCAGCCGAGGATGCGGGCGTGACGATGTACTTCACAGGCACGCGCCACTTCGCCCACTAG
- the rpmB gene encoding 50S ribosomal protein L28, with amino-acid sequence MSAHCQVTGRQPSFGKSVSHSHRRTSRRWNPNVQKKRFYLPSEGRTVTLTVSTKGLKIIDRDGIESVVAQIRARGEKV; translated from the coding sequence ATGTCGGCACATTGCCAGGTCACGGGACGTCAGCCGTCATTCGGCAAGTCTGTCTCGCACTCGCACCGCCGCACTTCCCGCCGTTGGAACCCCAACGTGCAGAAGAAGCGGTTTTACCTGCCCTCCGAGGGCCGCACGGTGACCCTCACGGTGTCCACCAAAGGCCTCAAGATCATCGACCGCGACGGCATCGAGTCTGTCGTCGCCCAGATTCGCGCGCGAGGTGAGAAGGTCTAA
- the rpmF gene encoding 50S ribosomal protein L32, whose protein sequence is MATPKFRKSRANTHSRRSQWKADNAALQTVKIDGQEVRIPRRLVKAAKAGLIEVEQF, encoded by the coding sequence ATGGCAACCCCCAAATTCCGCAAGTCCCGCGCGAATACCCACTCCCGCCGTTCGCAGTGGAAGGCCGACAATGCCGCGCTGCAGACGGTCAAGATTGACGGCCAGGAAGTCCGCATTCCGCGCCGCCTGGTAAAGGCTGCGAAGGCCGGCCTGATCGAGGTTGAGCAGTTCTAG
- a CDS encoding response regulator transcription factor produces MRVVVAGSDKDEREALRRSLSFHGYEVTGVEDGASAVEAIGGQHPELAIIDASLKEIDGLTVSRSLRSTGYQGPLLMLCPEDDSVARVMALDAGADDVMSQPYALEELLARMRSLLRRAHVSKWGHEAPTRQGGQCVLADLELNPDTREVRRGGRPIELTRTEFELLEVFLRNPRRVMARTDILREVWGNTAPSSGNVLEVYIGYLRRKLEKAGEARLIHTVRGVGYVLRHDEEKAE; encoded by the coding sequence ATGAGAGTAGTTGTGGCTGGCAGCGACAAAGATGAGCGGGAAGCCCTCCGTCGCTCACTTAGTTTTCATGGCTACGAGGTGACAGGCGTGGAAGACGGCGCTAGCGCCGTCGAAGCGATCGGGGGCCAACACCCCGAGCTGGCAATTATTGATGCTTCGCTTAAAGAAATCGACGGGTTGACGGTCTCCCGCTCGTTGCGTTCCACCGGGTATCAAGGTCCTCTCCTAATGCTGTGCCCCGAAGACGACTCGGTGGCGCGTGTGATGGCGCTTGACGCGGGTGCCGATGATGTCATGTCGCAGCCCTATGCACTCGAAGAGCTGTTGGCAAGAATGCGCTCGTTGCTGCGCCGCGCCCACGTGAGCAAGTGGGGCCACGAAGCACCCACGAGGCAAGGGGGACAGTGCGTACTGGCGGATTTGGAGTTAAACCCGGACACTCGCGAGGTGCGACGCGGAGGCCGGCCAATTGAGCTGACTCGGACCGAATTCGAGCTGCTTGAGGTGTTCCTCCGGAACCCGCGCCGGGTGATGGCGCGTACGGATATCCTGCGGGAGGTATGGGGCAACACCGCGCCGTCGTCAGGCAATGTGCTCGAGGTCTACATCGGGTATTTGCGTCGTAAGCTGGAAAAGGCTGGCGAGGCTCGGCTCATTCACACGGTGCGCGGCGTGGGGTATGTTCTGCGTCACGACGAAGAGAAAGCTGAGTAG
- the rpmG gene encoding 50S ribosomal protein L33, whose amino-acid sequence MARNDIRPIIKLKSTAGTGYTYVTRKNKRNNPDRITLKKYDPVVRKHVDFREER is encoded by the coding sequence ATGGCACGCAACGATATCCGCCCGATCATCAAGCTCAAGAGCACCGCGGGCACCGGGTACACCTATGTCACCCGCAAGAACAAGCGGAACAACCCGGATCGCATCACCCTGAAGAAATACGACCCGGTCGTGCGCAAGCACGTTGACTTCCGCGAGGAGCGATAA
- a CDS encoding TetR/AcrR family transcriptional regulator translates to MAGTVGRPRKNSPRRRGKTARDEILDASSELFTTQGFATTSTHQIADAVGIRQASLYYHFPSKAEIFLTLLMGTVQPSLDLASELSKSDEPPALKLWALVAAETRILLSSNWNIGRLYQLPIAVSEEFHDYHEARRALENIFRGLAAEIVGDDDPRIELPFHMTLAAIEMRDNTGVAPYPLVDDALPAPSVVIADAVLDVLHADLPENRGERTLDLVSTALGD, encoded by the coding sequence ATGGCGGGAACGGTCGGGCGTCCGCGCAAAAACAGCCCCCGCCGGCGTGGCAAGACGGCACGAGATGAGATTCTCGACGCATCCTCGGAGCTGTTTACCACCCAAGGTTTCGCGACCACCTCAACGCACCAGATCGCCGACGCGGTGGGGATCCGCCAAGCGTCGCTGTACTACCACTTCCCCTCCAAGGCGGAGATCTTTCTCACGCTGCTGATGGGGACCGTGCAGCCCTCCCTTGACCTCGCGTCAGAGCTTTCTAAATCCGACGAGCCCCCGGCCCTGAAGCTCTGGGCCCTCGTCGCCGCCGAGACGCGCATCCTCCTCTCCTCCAACTGGAACATCGGCCGGCTCTATCAGCTCCCCATCGCCGTCTCGGAGGAATTCCACGATTATCACGAGGCTCGACGAGCGCTCGAGAACATCTTCCGCGGTCTCGCGGCCGAAATCGTGGGGGACGACGACCCCCGCATCGAACTGCCCTTCCACATGACCCTCGCGGCGATCGAAATGCGTGACAACACCGGCGTTGCGCCTTATCCGCTAGTCGACGACGCGCTGCCGGCCCCCTCCGTTGTCATCGCTGACGCCGTCTTGGACGTTTTGCACGCCGATCTGCCGGAGAATCGAGGCGAGCGCACCCTCGATCTCGTCTCCACTGCCCTCGGCGACTAG
- the rpsN gene encoding 30S ribosomal protein S14: protein MAKKSKIAKNEKRKEIVARYAERRAELKAIIRNPETSDEDRLDAQFELNRQPRDASPSRVRNRDSHDGRPRGYLRKFGLSRVRMREMAHRGELPGVRKSSW from the coding sequence ATGGCAAAGAAGTCCAAGATCGCCAAGAACGAAAAGCGCAAGGAGATCGTCGCGCGCTACGCAGAGCGTCGCGCCGAGCTCAAGGCCATCATCCGTAACCCGGAAACCTCTGACGAGGACCGCCTCGACGCTCAGTTCGAGCTCAACCGCCAGCCGCGCGACGCATCGCCCTCCCGCGTGCGCAACCGCGACTCGCACGATGGTCGTCCGCGCGGTTACCTCCGCAAGTTCGGCCTGTCCCGTGTCCGTATGCGCGAGATGGCTCACCGCGGTGAGCTGCCGGGCGTCCGCAAGTCTTCGTGGTAA